A single genomic interval of Streptomyces showdoensis harbors:
- a CDS encoding carbohydrate-binding module family 20 domain-containing protein has product MARKTVAAALALVAGAAVAVTGTPAAQAAAPGVKDVTAVMFEWNFASVAKACTDQLGPAGYGFVQVSPPQERVQGAAWWTAYQPVSYKIAGPLGDRTAFKNMVDTCHAAGVKVVADSVINHMAGPSDPNATYTGTGGSSYSKYNYPGLYSGADMDDCRATISTYQDKANVQNCELVNLADLDTGEEYVRGRIAGYLNDLLSLGVDGFRIDAAKHMPAADLANIKSRLTNPSAYWKQEAIYGAGEAVSPSEYLGNGDVQEFRYARDLKRVLQGEKLAYLKNFGEAWGYMPSGQSAVFVDNHDTERGGDTLTYKNGADYTLASVFMLAWPYGSPDVHSGYEWTDKDAGAPNGHQVNACYSNGWKCQHAWREIASMVAFRNTARGQAVTDWWDNGNNAIAFGRGAKAYVAINHEGAALTRTFQTSLPAGSYCDVQSNTAVSVNSSGQFTATLGANTALALHTGATSCGTTQPVTAGADFNVNATTVTGQNIYVTGNRPELGNWAPAAALKLDPAAYPVWKLAVGLPAGTVFEYKYVRKDAAGNVTWESGANRTATVPASGRIVLNDTFRT; this is encoded by the coding sequence ATGGCAAGAAAGACCGTGGCCGCTGCACTCGCCCTCGTGGCGGGAGCCGCTGTGGCCGTCACGGGAACCCCGGCGGCCCAGGCCGCGGCCCCCGGGGTCAAGGACGTCACCGCGGTGATGTTCGAGTGGAACTTCGCCTCGGTGGCCAAGGCCTGCACCGACCAGCTGGGCCCCGCGGGCTACGGCTTCGTGCAGGTCTCCCCGCCCCAGGAACGCGTCCAGGGCGCGGCGTGGTGGACCGCCTACCAGCCCGTCAGCTACAAGATCGCCGGCCCGCTGGGCGACCGCACCGCCTTCAAGAACATGGTCGACACCTGCCACGCCGCCGGGGTCAAGGTCGTCGCCGACTCGGTCATCAACCACATGGCCGGACCCTCGGACCCCAACGCCACCTACACCGGCACCGGCGGATCCAGCTACAGCAAGTACAACTACCCCGGCCTCTACTCCGGCGCCGACATGGACGACTGCCGCGCCACCATCTCCACCTACCAGGACAAGGCGAACGTCCAGAACTGCGAGCTCGTCAACCTCGCCGACCTCGACACCGGTGAGGAGTACGTCCGCGGCCGCATCGCCGGCTACCTCAACGACCTGCTCTCGCTCGGCGTCGACGGCTTCCGCATCGACGCCGCCAAGCACATGCCGGCCGCCGACCTCGCCAACATCAAGTCCCGGCTGACGAATCCTTCCGCCTACTGGAAGCAGGAGGCCATCTACGGCGCCGGCGAGGCCGTCTCGCCCAGCGAGTACCTCGGCAACGGCGACGTGCAGGAGTTCCGCTACGCCCGCGACCTCAAGCGGGTCCTCCAGGGCGAGAAGCTCGCCTACCTGAAGAACTTCGGCGAGGCCTGGGGCTACATGCCCTCCGGCCAGTCCGCCGTCTTCGTCGACAACCACGACACCGAGCGCGGCGGCGACACCCTCACCTACAAGAACGGCGCCGACTACACCCTCGCCTCCGTCTTCATGCTGGCCTGGCCGTACGGCTCCCCGGACGTCCACTCCGGCTACGAATGGACCGACAAGGACGCCGGCGCCCCCAACGGGCACCAGGTGAACGCCTGTTACAGCAACGGCTGGAAGTGCCAGCACGCCTGGCGCGAGATAGCCTCGATGGTCGCCTTCCGCAACACCGCGCGCGGACAGGCCGTCACCGACTGGTGGGACAACGGCAACAACGCCATCGCGTTCGGCCGCGGCGCCAAGGCCTACGTGGCGATCAACCACGAGGGCGCGGCCCTGACCCGCACCTTCCAGACCTCCCTGCCCGCCGGCTCCTACTGCGACGTGCAGTCGAACACCGCGGTGAGCGTCAACTCCTCCGGGCAGTTCACCGCCACCCTCGGCGCCAACACCGCGCTCGCCCTGCACACCGGCGCCACCTCCTGCGGAACGACGCAGCCCGTCACGGCCGGCGCCGACTTCAACGTCAACGCCACCACCGTGACCGGCCAGAACATCTACGTCACCGGCAACCGCCCCGAGCTCGGCAACTGGGCCCCCGCCGCCGCCCTCAAGCTGGACCCGGCCGCGTACCCCGTCTGGAAGCTGGCCGTCGGCCTGCCCGCCGGAACGGTCTTCGAGTACAAGTACGTCCGCAAGGACGCCGCCGGGAACGTCACCTGGGAATCCGGCGCCAACCGGACCGCGACCGTGCCCGCCTCCGGCCGGATCGTCCTGAACGACACCTTCCGCACCTGA
- the pulA gene encoding pullulanase-type alpha-1,6-glucosidase produces MTRKRTAVAVAAALCAALVPALPAAAAPRPPAPPSDRALAATPARHDLTREQFYFVLPDRFANGDTANDRGGLTGSRERTGFDPTDKGFYQGGDLKGLTERLDYIKGLGTTAIWMAPIFKNRPVQGTGKDASAGYHGYWITDFTQVDPHFGTNDDLRRLIAAAHAKGMKVFFDVITNHTADTVDYAEQKYGYRPKGAYPYLDEDGRPFDDRAGIAGVDRDSFPYTPAVRPGDQAAKVPAWLNDPTMYHNRGDSTWAGESAEYGDFVGLDDLWTERPEVVEGMKRIYETWVRDFDIDGFRIDTVKHVDLDFWTQWATALDAYAKKRGREDFFMFGEVYSADTTVTSPYVTRGRLDATLDFPFQDAARAYASQGAGADRLAKVFAEDYRYTTDKANAYEQVTFLGNHDMGRIGTFLKQDHPDAPDAELLRRARLANELMFLGRGNPVVYYGDEQGFTGAGGDKDARQTLFASRTADYLDDDQLGTDRTHASDAYDTGHPLYRSIAELSRLTKAHPALRDGVQQERYAEGSVYAFSRTDATARTEYLVAANSAGTARTVTVPADSAAFHVLYGGQGAVRAENGKVTVTVPALSSLVLKADRPLSAPATAPEISLAAPAAGATGTVELTADVSGGGLNRVVFAAQTGNGRWRTLGTADHAPYKITQHVTAPAGTALRYKAVAVDSAGRTASALAATTAGQAPAPEKPVAVERTWAVVHYKRPDGDYDGWKLKAAGQEAAFTGRDAHGAFAWVRVPEGAATVPYTVEKDGTADGPQRGITLARTGEVWITQGSDAQSDTAPATPPQDKTKAVVHYQRADGDYEGWGLHTWTGAAQPTDWSRPLMPTRFDAYGAVYEVPLTDGAPSLSYIVHKGDQKDLPTDQSLDLATYGHEVWLLGGQPKYLLPQTGGTPSLDLAKAEAQWIDRTTVVWKVKATDATSQQLVYAPEGGITVTDGALSDEGQWLRLNQGTLTDAQKARFPHLKDYPAFTVDPRDADRVRASLRGQLIATQRAANGALLAATGVQTAGVLDDLYAPAATKAALGPVFRAGRPTLSLWAPTARSVALELDGKNVPMRRDEASGVWSVTGPRTWTGKPYRYVVRVWAPSVQRLVVNTVTDPYSTALTTDSARSLVVDLAAPALAPKGWRTLKKPAAVPLRDAQIQELHIRDFSVADPTVPAGHRGTYLAFGDSGSKGARHLKSLAASGTSYVHLLPAFDIGTIPEKKSAQTTPACDLKVYAPDSEEQQACVAAAAAKDAYNWGYDPLHYTVPEGSYATDPEGTRRTVEFRQMVTSLNASGLRTVMDVVYNHTVAAGQSDKSVLDRIVPGYYQRLQADGSVATSTCCANTAPENAMMGKLVVDSVVTWAKEYKVDGFRFDLMGHHPKANILAVRKALDALTPAKDGVDGKAIVLYGEGWNFGEIADDARFVQATQKNMAGTGVATFSDRARDAVRGGGPFDEDPGVQGFASGLYTDPNTSTANGTPAEQKARLLHYQDLIKVGLTGNLAAYTFTDTSGRTVKGAEVDYNGSPAGYAAQPGDALAYADAHDNETLYDALAFKLPAGTSAADRARMQVLAMATAALSQGPSLSQAGSDLLRSKSLDRNSYDSGDWFNAIHWDCRDGNGFGRGLPPAADNKPKWPSAKPLLSNPALTPGCAEIDGASAAYRDLLRIRTTEPAFSLASADRVQSALSFPLSGRDETPGVITMRLGELVVVFNATPREQRQTVGELAGRAYRLHPLQAKGSDPTTRTSTYDRPSATFTVPPRTVAVFTTD; encoded by the coding sequence GTGACACGCAAGAGAACGGCGGTCGCCGTGGCCGCCGCCCTGTGCGCGGCCCTCGTGCCCGCCCTGCCCGCGGCCGCAGCGCCGCGCCCGCCGGCCCCGCCCTCCGACCGGGCGCTCGCCGCCACCCCGGCCCGCCACGACCTGACCCGCGAGCAGTTCTACTTCGTGCTGCCGGACCGCTTCGCCAACGGCGACACCGCCAACGACCGCGGCGGCCTCACCGGCAGCCGCGAGCGCACCGGCTTCGACCCCACCGACAAGGGCTTCTACCAGGGCGGCGACCTCAAGGGCCTGACCGAGCGGCTCGACTACATCAAGGGCCTCGGCACCACCGCCATCTGGATGGCGCCGATCTTCAAGAACCGGCCCGTACAGGGCACCGGCAAGGACGCCAGCGCCGGCTACCACGGCTACTGGATCACCGACTTCACCCAGGTCGACCCGCACTTCGGCACCAACGACGACCTCAGGAGGCTCATCGCCGCCGCCCACGCCAAGGGCATGAAGGTCTTCTTCGACGTCATCACCAACCACACCGCCGACACCGTCGACTACGCCGAGCAGAAGTACGGCTACCGCCCCAAGGGCGCCTACCCGTACCTCGACGAGGACGGCCGCCCCTTCGACGACCGGGCCGGGATCGCCGGGGTCGACCGCGACTCCTTCCCCTACACCCCGGCCGTGCGCCCCGGCGACCAGGCCGCCAAGGTCCCCGCCTGGCTCAACGACCCGACGATGTACCACAACCGCGGCGACTCCACCTGGGCCGGCGAGTCCGCCGAGTACGGCGACTTCGTCGGCCTCGACGACCTGTGGACCGAGCGCCCCGAGGTCGTCGAGGGCATGAAGCGGATCTACGAGACCTGGGTCCGCGACTTCGACATCGACGGCTTCCGCATCGACACCGTCAAGCACGTCGACCTCGACTTCTGGACCCAGTGGGCCACCGCCCTCGACGCCTACGCCAAGAAGCGGGGCCGCGAGGACTTCTTCATGTTCGGCGAGGTCTACTCCGCCGACACCACCGTCACCAGCCCCTACGTCACCCGCGGCCGGCTCGACGCCACCCTCGACTTCCCCTTCCAGGACGCCGCCCGCGCCTACGCCTCCCAGGGCGCCGGCGCCGACCGGCTCGCCAAGGTCTTCGCCGAGGACTACCGCTACACCACCGACAAGGCCAACGCCTACGAGCAGGTCACCTTCCTCGGCAACCACGACATGGGCCGCATCGGCACCTTCCTGAAGCAGGACCACCCCGACGCCCCCGACGCCGAACTCCTCCGGCGGGCCCGGCTCGCCAACGAGCTGATGTTCCTCGGCCGCGGCAACCCGGTGGTCTACTACGGCGACGAGCAGGGCTTCACCGGAGCCGGCGGCGACAAGGACGCCCGCCAGACCCTCTTCGCCTCCAGGACCGCCGACTACCTCGACGACGACCAGCTCGGCACCGACCGCACCCACGCCTCCGACGCGTACGACACCGGACACCCGCTCTACCGGTCCATCGCCGAACTGTCCCGCCTCACGAAGGCGCACCCCGCGCTGCGCGACGGCGTCCAGCAGGAGCGGTACGCCGAGGGCTCCGTCTACGCCTTCTCCCGCACCGACGCCACGGCGCGGACCGAGTACCTGGTCGCGGCCAACAGCGCCGGCACCGCCAGGACCGTCACGGTGCCGGCCGACTCCGCCGCCTTCCACGTCCTGTACGGGGGTCAGGGCGCCGTCCGCGCGGAGAACGGCAAGGTCACCGTCACCGTCCCGGCCCTGTCCTCCCTCGTCCTCAAGGCCGACCGGCCGCTGTCCGCCCCGGCCACCGCCCCGGAGATCTCCCTGGCGGCCCCCGCCGCGGGCGCCACCGGCACCGTCGAACTCACCGCCGACGTCAGCGGCGGCGGCCTCAACCGGGTCGTCTTCGCCGCCCAGACCGGCAACGGACGCTGGCGGACCCTCGGCACCGCCGACCACGCCCCCTACAAGATCACCCAGCATGTGACCGCCCCCGCTGGCACCGCCCTGCGCTACAAGGCCGTCGCCGTCGACTCCGCCGGCCGCACCGCGAGCGCCCTCGCCGCCACCACGGCCGGACAGGCCCCCGCGCCCGAGAAGCCCGTCGCCGTCGAGCGGACCTGGGCCGTCGTGCACTACAAGCGCCCGGACGGCGACTACGACGGCTGGAAGCTGAAGGCCGCCGGACAGGAAGCCGCCTTCACCGGCCGCGACGCCCACGGCGCCTTCGCCTGGGTCCGCGTCCCCGAAGGCGCCGCCACCGTGCCGTACACGGTCGAGAAGGACGGCACCGCCGACGGACCCCAGCGCGGCATCACCCTCGCCCGCACCGGCGAGGTCTGGATCACGCAGGGCTCCGACGCCCAGTCCGACACCGCCCCCGCCACCCCGCCGCAGGACAAGACCAAGGCCGTCGTCCACTACCAGCGCGCCGACGGCGACTACGAGGGCTGGGGCCTGCACACCTGGACCGGCGCCGCCCAGCCCACCGACTGGTCCCGGCCGCTGATGCCGACCCGCTTCGACGCGTACGGCGCGGTCTACGAGGTCCCGCTCACCGACGGCGCCCCGTCCCTCTCGTACATCGTCCACAAGGGCGACCAGAAGGACCTGCCCACCGACCAGTCCCTCGACCTCGCCACCTACGGGCACGAGGTGTGGCTGCTCGGCGGACAGCCGAAGTACCTGCTGCCGCAGACCGGCGGCACCCCGTCCCTCGACCTCGCCAAGGCCGAGGCCCAGTGGATCGACCGCACCACCGTCGTCTGGAAGGTCAAGGCCACCGACGCCACCAGCCAGCAGCTGGTGTACGCGCCCGAGGGCGGCATCACCGTCACCGACGGCGCCCTCAGCGACGAGGGGCAGTGGCTCCGCCTGAACCAGGGCACCCTCACCGACGCGCAGAAGGCGAGGTTCCCGCACCTCAAGGACTACCCGGCCTTCACCGTCGACCCGCGCGACGCCGACCGCGTCCGCGCCTCCCTGCGCGGCCAGCTGATCGCCACCCAGCGCGCGGCCAACGGCGCCCTGCTCGCGGCCACCGGGGTCCAGACCGCCGGCGTCCTCGACGACCTGTACGCCCCGGCGGCGACGAAGGCCGCCCTCGGCCCCGTCTTCCGCGCCGGCCGCCCCACCCTCTCCCTCTGGGCCCCGACCGCCCGGTCCGTCGCCCTCGAACTCGACGGGAAGAACGTCCCCATGCGCCGCGACGAGGCGAGCGGGGTCTGGTCCGTCACGGGCCCGCGGACCTGGACGGGCAAGCCCTACCGCTACGTCGTGCGGGTCTGGGCCCCCAGCGTCCAGCGGCTCGTCGTCAACACGGTCACCGACCCCTACTCGACCGCCCTCACCACCGACTCGGCCCGCAGCCTCGTCGTCGACCTCGCCGCCCCGGCCCTCGCGCCCAAGGGCTGGCGGACCCTGAAGAAGCCCGCCGCCGTGCCGCTGCGCGACGCGCAGATCCAGGAACTCCACATCCGCGACTTCTCCGTCGCCGACCCGACGGTGCCGGCCGGGCACCGCGGCACGTACCTGGCCTTCGGCGACAGCGGCAGCAAGGGCGCCCGGCACCTGAAGTCCCTGGCCGCGTCCGGCACGTCCTACGTCCACCTCCTCCCGGCCTTCGACATCGGCACCATCCCCGAGAAGAAGTCCGCGCAGACCACCCCCGCCTGCGACCTGAAGGTCTACGCCCCCGACTCCGAGGAGCAGCAGGCCTGCGTCGCCGCCGCCGCGGCCAAGGACGCCTACAACTGGGGCTACGACCCCCTGCACTACACCGTCCCCGAGGGCTCCTACGCCACCGACCCCGAAGGCACCCGCCGCACGGTCGAGTTCCGGCAGATGGTCACGTCCCTCAACGCGTCCGGCCTGCGCACGGTCATGGACGTCGTCTACAACCACACCGTCGCCGCCGGGCAGTCCGACAAGTCCGTCCTCGACAGGATCGTGCCCGGCTACTACCAGCGCCTCCAGGCCGACGGCAGCGTCGCCACCTCCACCTGCTGCGCCAACACCGCGCCCGAGAACGCGATGATGGGCAAGCTGGTCGTCGACTCGGTCGTCACCTGGGCCAAGGAGTACAAGGTCGACGGCTTCCGCTTCGACCTCATGGGCCACCACCCCAAGGCCAACATCCTCGCCGTCCGCAAGGCGCTCGACGCCCTGACCCCCGCCAAGGACGGCGTCGACGGAAAGGCCATCGTCCTCTACGGCGAGGGCTGGAACTTCGGCGAGATCGCGGACGACGCGCGCTTCGTCCAGGCCACCCAGAAGAACATGGCCGGCACCGGCGTCGCGACCTTCTCCGACCGGGCCCGCGACGCGGTCCGCGGCGGCGGCCCCTTCGATGAGGACCCGGGCGTCCAGGGCTTCGCGAGCGGCCTCTACACCGACCCCAACACCTCCACCGCCAACGGCACCCCCGCCGAGCAGAAGGCCCGCCTCCTCCACTACCAGGACCTCATCAAGGTGGGCCTCACCGGCAACCTGGCCGCCTACACCTTCACCGACACCTCAGGGCGTACGGTCAAGGGCGCGGAGGTCGACTACAACGGCTCCCCGGCCGGGTACGCCGCCCAGCCCGGCGACGCCCTCGCCTACGCCGACGCCCACGACAACGAGACCCTGTACGACGCCCTCGCCTTCAAGCTGCCGGCCGGCACCTCCGCGGCCGACCGGGCCCGCATGCAGGTCCTCGCCATGGCGACGGCCGCCCTCTCCCAGGGGCCCTCGCTCTCCCAGGCGGGCAGCGACCTGCTGCGCTCGAAGTCCCTGGACCGCAACTCCTACGACAGCGGTGACTGGTTCAACGCGATCCACTGGGACTGCCGGGACGGCAACGGCTTCGGGCGGGGCCTGCCGCCGGCCGCCGACAACAAGCCCAAATGGCCCTCCGCCAAGCCGCTCCTGTCGAACCCGGCCCTGACCCCCGGCTGCGCCGAGATCGACGGCGCCTCCGCCGCCTACCGCGACCTGCTCCGGATCCGCACCACGGAGCCGGCCTTCTCGCTGGCCTCGGCCGACCGGGTCCAGTCCGCCCTCTCCTTCCCCCTCTCGGGGCGGGACGAGACCCCCGGCGTGATCACCATGCGCCTGGGCGAGCTGGTCGTGGTCTTCAACGCGACCCCGCGGGAACAGCGCCAGACCGTCGGCGAGCTGGCCGGGCGGGCCTACCGCCTCCACCCGCTCCAGGCGAAGGGCTCCGACCCGACGACGAGGACCTCCACCTACGACCGGCCCTCGGCCACCTTCACGGTCCCGCCCCGCACGGTGGCGGTCTTCACCACCGACTGA
- a CDS encoding TetR/AcrR family transcriptional regulator has product MTTGVRRRMGVEERKQQLIGVALELFSHRSPDDVSIDEIAAAAGISRPLVYHYFPGKQSLYEAALRRAADDLAGRFVEPPQGPLGARLLRVMGRFFDFVEDHGPGFAALMRGGPAVGSSTANAMIDEVRQAAYEQILAHLDVTEPSARLELVVRSWVSLAESTALLWLDGRRVPRAELELQLVHDFAALAAVSAAYDTGMAEVLVRILADEPADGPFGELVGRLLALAPPSRLPDQRSS; this is encoded by the coding sequence ATGACGACCGGGGTACGCCGCAGGATGGGCGTCGAGGAGCGCAAGCAGCAACTGATCGGGGTGGCCCTCGAGCTGTTCAGCCACCGCTCCCCCGACGACGTCTCCATCGACGAGATCGCCGCCGCCGCGGGCATCTCGCGGCCGCTGGTCTACCACTACTTCCCGGGCAAGCAGTCGCTGTACGAGGCGGCGCTGCGGCGGGCCGCCGACGATCTGGCGGGGCGGTTCGTGGAGCCGCCGCAGGGTCCGCTGGGGGCGCGGCTGCTGCGGGTGATGGGGCGCTTCTTCGACTTCGTCGAGGACCACGGGCCGGGGTTCGCCGCGCTCATGCGGGGTGGGCCGGCGGTCGGTTCCTCCACCGCCAACGCGATGATCGACGAGGTGCGGCAGGCCGCGTACGAGCAGATCCTGGCCCATCTGGACGTGACCGAGCCCTCCGCGCGGCTCGAACTGGTCGTCCGCTCCTGGGTGTCGCTGGCCGAGTCGACGGCACTGCTGTGGCTGGACGGGCGCCGGGTGCCGCGGGCGGAGCTGGAGCTGCAGCTCGTGCACGACTTCGCGGCGCTGGCGGCGGTCAGCGCGGCGTACGACACCGGGATGGCGGAGGTGCTGGTCCGGATCCTCGCCGACGAGCCCGCGGACGGGCCCTTCGGTGAGCTGGTGGGCCGACTCCTCGCGCTCGCCCCGCCGTCGCGGCTCCCGGACCAGCGCTCGTCGTGA
- a CDS encoding PDR/VanB family oxidoreductase has translation MPRLRTVVLLAGAALLAKRALRRRIDASPLWPMPALDEPVSGRGRGSTVTLRAVVADRREPAAGVVQLRLEGTGLPAWQPGAHIDLVLPSGAVRQYSLCGDPDEKDVYTIATRLIEAEQGGRGGSREVHEQLHVGTEIEIRGPRNRFPLAPAPSYVFVAGGIGITPILPMVRAAEAAGAEWRLLYCGRHRATMPYVYEAEKLGRGRTTVVTEHESGLPDLSFLGGLPAETAVYCCGPEGLMDAVGAALPEGRTPVLERFSAARAEGTAFEVELRRTGRTLTVAADQSVLSAVREAVPGVLYSCRQGFCGTCRQGVLEGEVDHRDELLTDEERAGSMLICVSRCAGERLVLDL, from the coding sequence ATGCCCCGCCTGCGTACCGTCGTCCTGCTCGCCGGGGCCGCGCTGCTCGCCAAGCGGGCCCTGCGGCGCCGGATCGACGCCTCCCCGCTCTGGCCGATGCCCGCGCTCGACGAGCCGGTCTCCGGCCGCGGCCGCGGCTCCACCGTGACCCTGCGCGCCGTCGTCGCCGATCGCCGCGAGCCCGCCGCCGGGGTCGTCCAACTGCGCCTGGAGGGCACAGGGCTGCCCGCCTGGCAGCCGGGCGCGCACATCGACCTCGTACTGCCCTCCGGCGCCGTCCGCCAGTACTCGCTGTGCGGCGACCCGGACGAGAAGGACGTCTACACGATCGCCACCCGGCTCATCGAGGCCGAACAGGGCGGCCGGGGCGGCTCCCGCGAGGTGCACGAACAGCTGCACGTGGGCACCGAGATCGAGATCCGCGGGCCGCGCAACCGCTTCCCGCTGGCCCCGGCCCCCTCGTACGTCTTCGTCGCCGGAGGCATCGGGATCACCCCGATCCTGCCGATGGTGCGCGCCGCCGAGGCGGCGGGGGCGGAGTGGCGGCTGCTGTACTGCGGGCGGCACCGCGCCACCATGCCGTACGTGTACGAGGCCGAGAAGCTGGGGCGCGGCCGGACGACCGTGGTCACCGAGCACGAGAGCGGGCTGCCCGACCTCTCGTTCCTCGGCGGGCTGCCCGCCGAGACCGCCGTCTACTGCTGCGGGCCCGAGGGGCTGATGGACGCGGTGGGCGCGGCGCTGCCCGAGGGGCGGACCCCGGTCCTGGAGCGCTTCTCCGCCGCGCGCGCCGAGGGCACGGCCTTCGAGGTCGAACTCCGCCGCACCGGGCGCACGTTGACGGTGGCGGCCGACCAGTCGGTGCTGTCCGCGGTCCGCGAGGCCGTGCCGGGGGTCCTGTACTCCTGCCGGCAGGGCTTCTGCGGGACCTGCCGGCAAGGGGTCCTGGAGGGCGAGGTGGACCACCGGGACGAGCTGCTCACCGACGAGGAGCGGGCCGGCTCGATGCTGATCTGCGTGTCACGGTGCGCGGGCGAACGGCTCGTGCTGGACCTGTAG
- a CDS encoding metal-dependent hydrolase, giving the protein MSNTQPAPVASEHIELKARKVSFDWEETPLHWVPGDPFTTHTINVLHLLLPAGERWFVHVYKQVLPYITDDRLRADVIGFIGQEAVHSQAHDDVLPHLKRLGLDPTPYTAQVDWFFEKLLGDRTLPPGRPRRWWLMERVALIAAIEHYTAFLGNWVLNAEELDRVGADPVMLDLLRWHGAEEVEHRSVAFELFLHLDGGYRRRARTWAAAFSALVFLWQRGVRFFMENDPTVLDAKPSVGQFVRKGRAGVLPSTPDMLRSIPRYLSRDYHPSQEGCTAQAAAYLASSPGANGGRH; this is encoded by the coding sequence ATGTCTAATACGCAGCCTGCACCGGTGGCGTCGGAACACATCGAGCTCAAGGCCCGCAAGGTCTCCTTCGACTGGGAGGAGACCCCGCTGCACTGGGTTCCCGGCGACCCGTTCACCACCCACACCATCAACGTGCTGCACCTGCTGCTCCCGGCCGGCGAGCGCTGGTTCGTGCACGTCTACAAGCAGGTCCTCCCGTACATCACCGACGACCGGCTGCGTGCGGACGTCATCGGGTTCATCGGGCAGGAGGCCGTCCACTCCCAGGCCCATGACGACGTGCTGCCGCACCTCAAGCGGCTGGGGCTCGACCCCACCCCGTACACCGCGCAGGTCGACTGGTTCTTCGAGAAGCTGCTCGGCGACCGGACGCTGCCCCCGGGCCGCCCGCGGCGCTGGTGGCTGATGGAGCGGGTCGCGCTGATCGCCGCGATCGAGCACTACACCGCCTTCCTCGGCAACTGGGTGCTCAACGCCGAGGAGCTCGACCGGGTCGGCGCCGACCCGGTCATGCTGGACCTGCTGCGCTGGCACGGCGCCGAGGAGGTCGAGCACCGCTCGGTCGCCTTCGAGCTGTTCCTGCACCTCGACGGCGGCTACCGGCGCCGGGCCCGCACCTGGGCGGCCGCGTTCTCCGCGCTCGTCTTCCTCTGGCAGCGCGGGGTGCGCTTCTTCATGGAGAACGACCCCACCGTGCTCGACGCCAAGCCGAGCGTGGGCCAGTTCGTCCGCAAGGGCCGCGCGGGCGTGCTGCCCTCCACGCCCGACATGCTGCGCTCCATCCCCCGCTACCTGAGCCGCGACTACCACCCCAGCCAGGAGGGCTGCACCGCCCAGGCCGCGGCCTACCTGGCGAGCTCCCCCGGCGCCAACGGAGGCCGTCACTGA
- a CDS encoding tyrosine-protein phosphatase produces the protein MPAIPAATVANLRGLGTLPLGEGRSVREGLVFRSGQLDRLDPADPVVAALGIRTVVDFRTTAERAERPDHVPPGGRLLVADVLADFLATSGLPPAARLKTLLSDPALAEEHLGGGRAQAVFQRTYRAFVNTESARASYRAFLTELGDPYAGPLLFHCTAGKDRTGWAATILLALLGADEETVMAEYLSVNPGVRQAFAPLIEGFTAQGGDPELALALIGVVPEYLEAALDEVAVRHGSMEKYVREGLGVPDEVTALIRERLTVYAA, from the coding sequence ATGCCCGCCATCCCCGCCGCCACCGTCGCCAACCTCCGCGGCCTCGGCACCCTGCCCCTCGGCGAGGGCCGCAGCGTCCGCGAGGGCCTGGTCTTCCGGTCCGGACAGCTGGACCGGCTCGACCCGGCCGATCCGGTGGTGGCCGCCCTCGGCATCCGTACCGTCGTCGACTTCCGCACCACCGCCGAGCGGGCCGAGCGGCCCGACCACGTGCCGCCGGGCGGGCGGCTGCTCGTCGCGGACGTGCTCGCGGACTTCCTGGCGACCAGCGGGCTGCCGCCCGCCGCCCGGCTGAAGACCCTGCTCTCCGATCCGGCGCTGGCCGAGGAGCACCTGGGAGGGGGCCGGGCGCAGGCGGTGTTCCAGCGCACCTACCGGGCCTTCGTGAACACGGAGTCGGCGCGCGCGTCCTACCGGGCCTTCCTCACCGAGCTGGGCGATCCGTACGCCGGTCCGCTGCTGTTCCACTGCACGGCCGGCAAGGACCGCACGGGCTGGGCGGCGACGATCCTGCTCGCGCTGCTCGGCGCGGACGAGGAGACGGTCATGGCGGAGTACCTGTCGGTCAACCCGGGGGTGCGGCAGGCGTTCGCGCCGCTCATCGAGGGCTTCACGGCCCAGGGCGGCGACCCCGAGCTGGCGCTCGCGCTGATCGGGGTCGTGCCGGAGTACCTGGAGGCGGCGCTCGACGAGGTGGCGGTGCGGCACGGGTCGATGGAGAAGTACGTACGGGAGGGGCTCGGCGTCCCGGACGAGGTGACCGCGCTGATCCGCGAGCGGCTCACGGTGTACGCGGCCTGA